One part of the Xiphophorus hellerii strain 12219 chromosome 17, Xiphophorus_hellerii-4.1, whole genome shotgun sequence genome encodes these proteins:
- the nrcama gene encoding neuronal cell adhesion molecule a isoform X5, whose translation MDKKQKWTPGLEAVLLILLSHMTAGLEVPLDLPQPPTITLQSPKDYIFDPRENIVIHCEAKGKPHPSFSWTRNGTNFDVEKDSKVLMKPGSGTLVIDISGEKADAYEGTYQCTASNEHGKALSNTIMIRQSRSPLWSKEKNEAILVQKGVSLVLPCRPPAGLPPPVIFWMDNNFQKLPLNKRVSQALNGDLYFSNVLPEDTRSDYICYARFPYTQTIQQKQPISVVVLNSNPEGERRPGFKLPSGSTSNKMVLRGETLELECIAEGLPTPEISWQKDAGKLPSGRAFFSNFNKTLKISDVNEDDAGEYRCTATNKLGSAHHLIKVTVKAAPFWISAPRNLILAPNETGILTCRVNGNPKPKINWFVNGRPIQDVYEENGPKIEEDTVILSNVQSGSSAVFQCNASNEFGYLMANAFVNVLAEAPRVLTLPNQVYRVIMNHPALLDCASFGSPIPTIAWFKDGQTSIRNGDSYVIHENGTLEINVAQPLHSGKYTCTATNNLGFKENDVFLEVKEPTRILTQPTYKKVQRGMSALFECKVKHDKTLMPTMTWLKDNGELPDDQRFEVDDESLIIRDVTDDDAGTYTCVTNTILDQDSASATLTVVEKPDPPTDLELTDQMERSVQLTWIPGDENNSPIQNFLIEYMDLLHQPGVWVNLTEVSGTTTTAQLELSPYIYYTFRVLAQNGVGYSDPSNPSAQYRTNPSAPDENPTNVEGAGTESDNLVISWKPLTGFQSNGPGLQYKVQWRQKDVEDDWASKNVVNDSQLIVSGTPTYVAYEIKVQAFNNYGNAPEPTVVIGYSGEDKPLSAPGSVQVTVPNSTLAEVQWEPVSNPSVRGELQGYRVYYRRVRGQQDQQEEADEQEQILTFSGNRSEGMLPGLQPYSVYDLFIKVFNNKGEGPPSSKKTFETPEGVPDLPSFLSVTDHGLDTLTVKWGPPLSNNGRLTGYTLKYHAVNTTSELGPVKEVTFPANVTTITLTSLNASMLYKFYLKARTRKGPGPEITEEASTAMDTALIQPTIQPGKGPTEPPHPTSPITLSLHPPLHKVPSAGPVFGTVNASVSEEGPVISWEYFGHNKILFVEYVVENSDDDWKRESVNGTHSHTIKGLKPGTSYSVRVVARDGAGPAVHKTKEVSVTVPAVPNRQVDIATQGWFIGLMCAIALLILVLLIVCFIKRNKGGKYPVKEKEDAHQDPEIQPMKEDDGTFGEYRSMESDTEDHKPLKGSRTPSNGTVRRDESDDSLVDYGEGGDGQFNEDGSFIGQYSGKKEKDTHEGNESSEAPSPVNAMNSFV comes from the exons ATggacaagaaacaaaaatggactCCAGGTCTTGAAGCTGTATTATTGATACTGCTGAGTCACATGACCGCAGGGCTTGAAGTGCCTCTTGATC TGCCTCAACCCCCCACCATAACTCTGCAATCCCCAAAGGATTACATCTTTGATCCGCGGGAGAACATCGTCATTCACTGCGAGGCCAAAGGGAAGCCTCATCCCAG CTTTTCATGGACAAGGAACGGCACCAACTTTGATGTGGAGAAGGACTCCAAAGTCCTGATGAAGCCCGGTTCAGGAACGCTGGTCATTGATATCAGTGGAGAAAAGGCTGATGCCTACGAGGGAACATACCAGTGTACAGCTAGCAATGAGCATGGCAAAGCTCTGTCCAACACCATTATGATCAGGCAGTCCA GGTCCCCCTTGTGGTCAAAGGAGAAAAATGAGGCGATTTTGGTGCAGAAGGGGGTTTCTCTCGTGCTTCCATGTCGACCCCCGGCAGGCCTGCCTCCTCCTGTCATTTTTTGGATGGATAACA ACTTCCAGAAGCTGCCGCTGAATAAGCGCGTGTCCCAGGCCCTGAACGGAGACCTATACTTTTCCAACGTTCTCCCAGAAGACACCCGGAGCGATTACATCTGCTACGCTCGTTTTCCATACACGCAGACCATCCAGCAGAAACAGCCCATCTCTGTTGTGGTGCTCAACA GCAATCCAGAGGGGGAGCGTCGCCCCGGTTTCAAGTTGCCGAGCGGCAGTACGAGCAACAAGATGGTTCTGAGAGGAGAGACTCTGGAGCTGGAATGCATTGCTGAGGGATT ACCCACTCCGGAAATTTCATGGCAGAAGGATGCAGGGAAGCTGCCGAGTGGCAGGGCGTTCTTTTCCAACTTCAACAAAACGCTGAAGATTTCTGACGTGAATGAAGACGATGCTGGCGAATACCGCTGCACAGCGACCAACAAGCTGGGCTCTGCACATCACCTAATTAAAGTCACCGTTAAAG CTGCTCCTTTCTGGATCAGTGCTCCCAGAAACCTGATACTGGCTCCGAATGAGACCGGCATCCTAACCTGCCGTGTTAATGGAAATCCCAAGCCAAAAATTAATTGGTTTGTCAATGGACGTCCAATAcagg ATGTTTATGAAGAAAATGGCCCAAAGATAGAGGAGGACACCGTGATTCTCAGCAATGTACAGTCGGGAAGCAGTGCCGTCTTCCAGTGCAATGCATCCAATGAGTTTGGTTACTTGATGGCTAATGCGTTTGTAAATGTGCTGG CCGAAGCACCAAGAGTTCTCACTCTGCCAAACCAAGTGTACCGAGTCATCATGAACCACCCGGCGCTGCTCGACTGCGCCTCCTTTGGCTCACCGATACCAACCATCGCATG GTTTAAAGACGGTCAGACCAGCATAAGGAACGGCGACTCCTATGTGATCCATGAAAACGGCACGCTGGAAATCAATGTGGCTCAGCCTTTACACAGTGGGAAGTACACCTGCACCGCCACCAATAACCTAGGATTTAAAGAGAATGATGTCTTCCTGGAAGTTAAAG AACCCACTCGCATCCTCACCCAGCCGACATACAAAAAGGTGCAGAGAGGAATGAGTGCTCTGTTTGAGTGTAAAGTCAAACACGACAAAACCCTCATGCCCACCATGACATGGCTGAAAGATAACGGAGAACTACCAGACGATCAGAG GTTTGAGGTGGACGATGAGAGTCTGATCATCAGAGATGTGACAGATGATGACGCAGGCACTTACACCTGCGTCACAAACACCATTCTGGATCAGGACTCTGCAAGCGCTACACTGACTGTTGTTG AAAAGCCGGACCCTCCGACAGACCTGGAGCTCACCGACCAGATGGAGAGAAGTGTTCAGCTCACCTGGATCCCCGGAGATGAAAACAACAGTCCAATACAGA actTTTTGATTGAATACATGGATCTACTCCACCAGCCAGGAGTTTGGGTCAACCTCACAGAAGTTTCTGGTACCACCACCACGGCCCAGCTAGAGCTCTCTCCATACATCTACTATACGTTCAGAGTGCTGGCTCAGAATGGCGTCGGCTACAGCGACCCCAGTAACCCCTCGGCACAGTACAGGACCAACCCTTCAG CTCCGGATGAAAATCCAACAAATGTGGAAGGAGCAGGAACCGAGTCCGACAACTTGGTCATCTCTTGGAAG CCCCTCACAGGATTTCAGTCAAATGGTCCGGGACTGCAGTACAAGGTGCAGTGGAGACAAAAGGATGTGGAAGACGACTGGGCCTCGAAGAATGTTGTCAACGATTCCCAGCTCATTGTTTCTGGAACACCAACCTATGTGGCCTACGAAATTAAAGTTCAGGCCTTTAATAACTACGGCAACGCACCTGAGCCCACAGTTGTGATTGGATACTCGGGAGAAGACA AGCCTTTGTCTGCTCCTGGTAGCGTCCAGGTCACCGTTCCTAACAGCACGCTGGCAGAAGTTCAGTGGGAACCGGTATCAAATCCCTCTGTCCGAGGTGAACTGCAAGGATACagg GTGTACTACCGTCGGGTGCGAGGCCAGCAAGACCAACAGGAAGAAGCAGACGAGCAGGAGCAGATTTTAACTTTCAGTGGTAACCGCAGTGAGGGAATGCTGCCGGGGCTTCAGCCTTACAGTGTCTACGACCTTTTCATCAAGGTGTTCAATAACAAAGGAGAAGGACCTCCTAGCTCCAAAAAGACCTTTGAAACCCCCGAAGGAG TACCGGatcttccttcttttctgagCGTGACTGACCACGGTTTGGACACTCTTACGGTAAAATGGGGCCCACCTTTGAGCAACAATGGACGCCTTACAGGATACACTCTCAAATACCATGCTG TTAATACCACAAGTGAACTGGGACCAGTCAAGGAAGTGACCTTTCCAGCCAACGTGACTACCATCACACTGACCAGCCTGAACGCAAGCATGCTCTATAAGTTTTACTTGAAGGCTCGGACAAGAAAAGGCCCTGGCCCGGAAATCACAGAAGAGGCGTCTACAGCCATGGATACAG CTCTTATTCAGCCCACTATACAGCCAGGCAAAG GCCCCACAGAGCCCCCTCACCCAACCTCCCCCATCACTCTGTCTCTACATCCCCCGCTTCACAAGG TGCCTTCTGCTGGGCCTGTGTTCGGAACAGTTAACGCATCTGTGTCAGAGGAAGGCCCAGTGATCAGTTGGGAATACTTTGGACacaataagattttatttgtggaaTATGTTGTAGAGAACA GTGATGATGACTGGAAAAGGGAGTCAGTAAATGGTACACATTCGCATACTATAAAAGGCCTAAAGCCGGGGACGTCCTATTCTGTGCGCGTGGTAGCTAGAGACGGCGCCGGCCCGGCGGTCCACAAGACCAAAGAAGTGTCGGTTACAGTGCCAG CTGTCCCCAACCGGCAGGTAGACATCGCCACGCAGGGCTGGTTTATCGGACTGATGTGCGCCATCGCTCTCCTGATCTTGGTGCTTCTCATCGTATGCTTCATCAAGAGAAACAAAGGTGGCAAATATCCAG ttaaagagaaagaagacGCTCATCAAGACCCAGAGATCCAACCTATGAAGGAGGACGATGGAACATTCGGGGAGTACAG GTCAATGGAGAG TGACACCGAGGACCACAAGCCACTGAAGGGCAGCCGGACACCATCCAACGGGACGGTGCGGCGCGACGAGAGCGACGACAGTTTAGTGGACTACGGGGAGGGCGGGGATGGACAGTTCAACGAGGACGGCTCCTTCATCGGCCAGTACAGCGGCAAGAAGGAGAAGGACACGCACGAGGGCAATGAGAGTTCGGAGGCGCCGTCGCCTGTCAACGCCATGAACTCGTTTGTCTAA
- the nrcama gene encoding neuronal cell adhesion molecule a isoform X14: MDKKQKWTPGLEAVLLILLSHMTAGLEVPLDLPQPPTITLQSPKDYIFDPRENIVIHCEAKGKPHPSFSWTRNGTNFDVEKDSKVLMKPGSGTLVIDISGEKADAYEGTYQCTASNEHGKALSNTIMIRQSRSPLWSKEKNEAILVQKGVSLVLPCRPPAGLPPPVIFWMDNNFQKLPLNKRVSQALNGDLYFSNVLPEDTRSDYICYARFPYTQTIQQKQPISVVVLNSNPEGERRPGFKLPSGSTSNKMVLRGETLELECIAEGLPTPEISWQKDAGKLPSGRAFFSNFNKTLKISDVNEDDAGEYRCTATNKLGSAHHLIKVTVKAAPFWISAPRNLILAPNETGILTCRVNGNPKPKINWFVNGRPIQDVYEENGPKIEEDTVILSNVQSGSSAVFQCNASNEFGYLMANAFVNVLAEAPRVLTLPNQVYRVIMNHPALLDCASFGSPIPTIAWFKDGQTSIRNGDSYVIHENGTLEINVAQPLHSGKYTCTATNNLGFKENDVFLEVKEPTRILTQPTYKKVQRGMSALFECKVKHDKTLMPTMTWLKDNGELPDDQRFEVDDESLIIRDVTDDDAGTYTCVTNTILDQDSASATLTVVEKPDPPTDLELTDQMERSVQLTWIPGDENNSPIQNFLIEYMDLLHQPGVWVNLTEVSGTTTTAQLELSPYIYYTFRVLAQNGVGYSDPSNPSAQYRTNPSAPDENPTNVEGAGTESDNLVISWKPLTGFQSNGPGLQYKVQWRQKDVEDDWASKNVVNDSQLIVSGTPTYVAYEIKVQAFNNYGNAPEPTVVIGYSGEDKPLSAPGSVQVTVPNSTLAEVQWEPVSNPSVRGELQGYRVYYRRVRGQQDQQEEADEQEQILTFSGNRSEGMLPGLQPYSVYDLFIKVFNNKGEGPPSSKKTFETPEGVPDLPSFLSVTDHGLDTLTVKWGPPLSNNGRLTGYTLKYHAVNTTSELGPVKEVTFPANVTTITLTSLNASMLYKFYLKARTRKGPGPEITEEASTAMDTAVPNRQVDIATQGWFIGLMCAIALLILVLLIVCFIKRNKGGKYPVKEKEDAHQDPEIQPMKEDDGTFGEYSDTEDHKPLKGSRTPSNGTVRRDESDDSLVDYGEGGDGQFNEDGSFIGQYSGKKEKDTHEGNESSEAPSPVNAMNSFV, from the exons ATggacaagaaacaaaaatggactCCAGGTCTTGAAGCTGTATTATTGATACTGCTGAGTCACATGACCGCAGGGCTTGAAGTGCCTCTTGATC TGCCTCAACCCCCCACCATAACTCTGCAATCCCCAAAGGATTACATCTTTGATCCGCGGGAGAACATCGTCATTCACTGCGAGGCCAAAGGGAAGCCTCATCCCAG CTTTTCATGGACAAGGAACGGCACCAACTTTGATGTGGAGAAGGACTCCAAAGTCCTGATGAAGCCCGGTTCAGGAACGCTGGTCATTGATATCAGTGGAGAAAAGGCTGATGCCTACGAGGGAACATACCAGTGTACAGCTAGCAATGAGCATGGCAAAGCTCTGTCCAACACCATTATGATCAGGCAGTCCA GGTCCCCCTTGTGGTCAAAGGAGAAAAATGAGGCGATTTTGGTGCAGAAGGGGGTTTCTCTCGTGCTTCCATGTCGACCCCCGGCAGGCCTGCCTCCTCCTGTCATTTTTTGGATGGATAACA ACTTCCAGAAGCTGCCGCTGAATAAGCGCGTGTCCCAGGCCCTGAACGGAGACCTATACTTTTCCAACGTTCTCCCAGAAGACACCCGGAGCGATTACATCTGCTACGCTCGTTTTCCATACACGCAGACCATCCAGCAGAAACAGCCCATCTCTGTTGTGGTGCTCAACA GCAATCCAGAGGGGGAGCGTCGCCCCGGTTTCAAGTTGCCGAGCGGCAGTACGAGCAACAAGATGGTTCTGAGAGGAGAGACTCTGGAGCTGGAATGCATTGCTGAGGGATT ACCCACTCCGGAAATTTCATGGCAGAAGGATGCAGGGAAGCTGCCGAGTGGCAGGGCGTTCTTTTCCAACTTCAACAAAACGCTGAAGATTTCTGACGTGAATGAAGACGATGCTGGCGAATACCGCTGCACAGCGACCAACAAGCTGGGCTCTGCACATCACCTAATTAAAGTCACCGTTAAAG CTGCTCCTTTCTGGATCAGTGCTCCCAGAAACCTGATACTGGCTCCGAATGAGACCGGCATCCTAACCTGCCGTGTTAATGGAAATCCCAAGCCAAAAATTAATTGGTTTGTCAATGGACGTCCAATAcagg ATGTTTATGAAGAAAATGGCCCAAAGATAGAGGAGGACACCGTGATTCTCAGCAATGTACAGTCGGGAAGCAGTGCCGTCTTCCAGTGCAATGCATCCAATGAGTTTGGTTACTTGATGGCTAATGCGTTTGTAAATGTGCTGG CCGAAGCACCAAGAGTTCTCACTCTGCCAAACCAAGTGTACCGAGTCATCATGAACCACCCGGCGCTGCTCGACTGCGCCTCCTTTGGCTCACCGATACCAACCATCGCATG GTTTAAAGACGGTCAGACCAGCATAAGGAACGGCGACTCCTATGTGATCCATGAAAACGGCACGCTGGAAATCAATGTGGCTCAGCCTTTACACAGTGGGAAGTACACCTGCACCGCCACCAATAACCTAGGATTTAAAGAGAATGATGTCTTCCTGGAAGTTAAAG AACCCACTCGCATCCTCACCCAGCCGACATACAAAAAGGTGCAGAGAGGAATGAGTGCTCTGTTTGAGTGTAAAGTCAAACACGACAAAACCCTCATGCCCACCATGACATGGCTGAAAGATAACGGAGAACTACCAGACGATCAGAG GTTTGAGGTGGACGATGAGAGTCTGATCATCAGAGATGTGACAGATGATGACGCAGGCACTTACACCTGCGTCACAAACACCATTCTGGATCAGGACTCTGCAAGCGCTACACTGACTGTTGTTG AAAAGCCGGACCCTCCGACAGACCTGGAGCTCACCGACCAGATGGAGAGAAGTGTTCAGCTCACCTGGATCCCCGGAGATGAAAACAACAGTCCAATACAGA actTTTTGATTGAATACATGGATCTACTCCACCAGCCAGGAGTTTGGGTCAACCTCACAGAAGTTTCTGGTACCACCACCACGGCCCAGCTAGAGCTCTCTCCATACATCTACTATACGTTCAGAGTGCTGGCTCAGAATGGCGTCGGCTACAGCGACCCCAGTAACCCCTCGGCACAGTACAGGACCAACCCTTCAG CTCCGGATGAAAATCCAACAAATGTGGAAGGAGCAGGAACCGAGTCCGACAACTTGGTCATCTCTTGGAAG CCCCTCACAGGATTTCAGTCAAATGGTCCGGGACTGCAGTACAAGGTGCAGTGGAGACAAAAGGATGTGGAAGACGACTGGGCCTCGAAGAATGTTGTCAACGATTCCCAGCTCATTGTTTCTGGAACACCAACCTATGTGGCCTACGAAATTAAAGTTCAGGCCTTTAATAACTACGGCAACGCACCTGAGCCCACAGTTGTGATTGGATACTCGGGAGAAGACA AGCCTTTGTCTGCTCCTGGTAGCGTCCAGGTCACCGTTCCTAACAGCACGCTGGCAGAAGTTCAGTGGGAACCGGTATCAAATCCCTCTGTCCGAGGTGAACTGCAAGGATACagg GTGTACTACCGTCGGGTGCGAGGCCAGCAAGACCAACAGGAAGAAGCAGACGAGCAGGAGCAGATTTTAACTTTCAGTGGTAACCGCAGTGAGGGAATGCTGCCGGGGCTTCAGCCTTACAGTGTCTACGACCTTTTCATCAAGGTGTTCAATAACAAAGGAGAAGGACCTCCTAGCTCCAAAAAGACCTTTGAAACCCCCGAAGGAG TACCGGatcttccttcttttctgagCGTGACTGACCACGGTTTGGACACTCTTACGGTAAAATGGGGCCCACCTTTGAGCAACAATGGACGCCTTACAGGATACACTCTCAAATACCATGCTG TTAATACCACAAGTGAACTGGGACCAGTCAAGGAAGTGACCTTTCCAGCCAACGTGACTACCATCACACTGACCAGCCTGAACGCAAGCATGCTCTATAAGTTTTACTTGAAGGCTCGGACAAGAAAAGGCCCTGGCCCGGAAATCACAGAAGAGGCGTCTACAGCCATGGATACAG CTGTCCCCAACCGGCAGGTAGACATCGCCACGCAGGGCTGGTTTATCGGACTGATGTGCGCCATCGCTCTCCTGATCTTGGTGCTTCTCATCGTATGCTTCATCAAGAGAAACAAAGGTGGCAAATATCCAG ttaaagagaaagaagacGCTCATCAAGACCCAGAGATCCAACCTATGAAGGAGGACGATGGAACATTCGGGGAGTACAG TGACACCGAGGACCACAAGCCACTGAAGGGCAGCCGGACACCATCCAACGGGACGGTGCGGCGCGACGAGAGCGACGACAGTTTAGTGGACTACGGGGAGGGCGGGGATGGACAGTTCAACGAGGACGGCTCCTTCATCGGCCAGTACAGCGGCAAGAAGGAGAAGGACACGCACGAGGGCAATGAGAGTTCGGAGGCGCCGTCGCCTGTCAACGCCATGAACTCGTTTGTCTAA
- the nrcama gene encoding neuronal cell adhesion molecule a isoform X11 produces MDKKQKWTPGLEAVLLILLSHMTAGLEVPLDPKVLEGLPQPPTITLQSPKDYIFDPRENIVIHCEAKGKPHPSFSWTRNGTNFDVEKDSKVLMKPGSGTLVIDISGEKADAYEGTYQCTASNEHGKALSNTIMIRQSRSPLWSKEKNEAILVQKGVSLVLPCRPPAGLPPPVIFWMDNNFQKLPLNKRVSQALNGDLYFSNVLPEDTRSDYICYARFPYTQTIQQKQPISVVVLNSNPEGERRPGFKLPSGSTSNKMVLRGETLELECIAEGLPTPEISWQKDAGKLPSGRAFFSNFNKTLKISDVNEDDAGEYRCTATNKLGSAHHLIKVTVKAAPFWISAPRNLILAPNETGILTCRVNGNPKPKINWFVNGRPIQDVYEENGPKIEEDTVILSNVQSGSSAVFQCNASNEFGYLMANAFVNVLAEAPRVLTLPNQVYRVIMNHPALLDCASFGSPIPTIAWFKDGQTSIRNGDSYVIHENGTLEINVAQPLHSGKYTCTATNNLGFKENDVFLEVKEPTRILTQPTYKKVQRGMSALFECKVKHDKTLMPTMTWLKDNGELPDDQRFEVDDESLIIRDVTDDDAGTYTCVTNTILDQDSASATLTVVEKPDPPTDLELTDQMERSVQLTWIPGDENNSPIQNFLIEYMDLLHQPGVWVNLTEVSGTTTTAQLELSPYIYYTFRVLAQNGVGYSDPSNPSAQYRTNPSAPDENPTNVEGAGTESDNLVISWKPLTGFQSNGPGLQYKVQWRQKDVEDDWASKNVVNDSQLIVSGTPTYVAYEIKVQAFNNYGNAPEPTVVIGYSGEDKPLSAPGSVQVTVPNSTLAEVQWEPVSNPSVRGELQGYRVYYRRVRGQQDQQEEADEQEQILTFSGNRSEGMLPGLQPYSVYDLFIKVFNNKGEGPPSSKKTFETPEGVPDLPSFLSVTDHGLDTLTVKWGPPLSNNGRLTGYTLKYHAVNTTSELGPVKEVTFPANVTTITLTSLNASMLYKFYLKARTRKGPGPEITEEASTAMDTAVPNRQVDIATQGWFIGLMCAIALLILVLLIVCFIKRNKGGKYPVKEKEDAHQDPEIQPMKEDDGTFGEYRSMESDTEDHKPLKGSRTPSNGTVRRDESDDSLVDYGEGGDGQFNEDGSFIGQYSGKKEKDTHEGNESSEAPSPVNAMNSFV; encoded by the exons ATggacaagaaacaaaaatggactCCAGGTCTTGAAGCTGTATTATTGATACTGCTGAGTCACATGACCGCAGGGCTTGAAGTGCCTCTTGATC CTAAAGTACTGGAAGGAT TGCCTCAACCCCCCACCATAACTCTGCAATCCCCAAAGGATTACATCTTTGATCCGCGGGAGAACATCGTCATTCACTGCGAGGCCAAAGGGAAGCCTCATCCCAG CTTTTCATGGACAAGGAACGGCACCAACTTTGATGTGGAGAAGGACTCCAAAGTCCTGATGAAGCCCGGTTCAGGAACGCTGGTCATTGATATCAGTGGAGAAAAGGCTGATGCCTACGAGGGAACATACCAGTGTACAGCTAGCAATGAGCATGGCAAAGCTCTGTCCAACACCATTATGATCAGGCAGTCCA GGTCCCCCTTGTGGTCAAAGGAGAAAAATGAGGCGATTTTGGTGCAGAAGGGGGTTTCTCTCGTGCTTCCATGTCGACCCCCGGCAGGCCTGCCTCCTCCTGTCATTTTTTGGATGGATAACA ACTTCCAGAAGCTGCCGCTGAATAAGCGCGTGTCCCAGGCCCTGAACGGAGACCTATACTTTTCCAACGTTCTCCCAGAAGACACCCGGAGCGATTACATCTGCTACGCTCGTTTTCCATACACGCAGACCATCCAGCAGAAACAGCCCATCTCTGTTGTGGTGCTCAACA GCAATCCAGAGGGGGAGCGTCGCCCCGGTTTCAAGTTGCCGAGCGGCAGTACGAGCAACAAGATGGTTCTGAGAGGAGAGACTCTGGAGCTGGAATGCATTGCTGAGGGATT ACCCACTCCGGAAATTTCATGGCAGAAGGATGCAGGGAAGCTGCCGAGTGGCAGGGCGTTCTTTTCCAACTTCAACAAAACGCTGAAGATTTCTGACGTGAATGAAGACGATGCTGGCGAATACCGCTGCACAGCGACCAACAAGCTGGGCTCTGCACATCACCTAATTAAAGTCACCGTTAAAG CTGCTCCTTTCTGGATCAGTGCTCCCAGAAACCTGATACTGGCTCCGAATGAGACCGGCATCCTAACCTGCCGTGTTAATGGAAATCCCAAGCCAAAAATTAATTGGTTTGTCAATGGACGTCCAATAcagg ATGTTTATGAAGAAAATGGCCCAAAGATAGAGGAGGACACCGTGATTCTCAGCAATGTACAGTCGGGAAGCAGTGCCGTCTTCCAGTGCAATGCATCCAATGAGTTTGGTTACTTGATGGCTAATGCGTTTGTAAATGTGCTGG CCGAAGCACCAAGAGTTCTCACTCTGCCAAACCAAGTGTACCGAGTCATCATGAACCACCCGGCGCTGCTCGACTGCGCCTCCTTTGGCTCACCGATACCAACCATCGCATG GTTTAAAGACGGTCAGACCAGCATAAGGAACGGCGACTCCTATGTGATCCATGAAAACGGCACGCTGGAAATCAATGTGGCTCAGCCTTTACACAGTGGGAAGTACACCTGCACCGCCACCAATAACCTAGGATTTAAAGAGAATGATGTCTTCCTGGAAGTTAAAG AACCCACTCGCATCCTCACCCAGCCGACATACAAAAAGGTGCAGAGAGGAATGAGTGCTCTGTTTGAGTGTAAAGTCAAACACGACAAAACCCTCATGCCCACCATGACATGGCTGAAAGATAACGGAGAACTACCAGACGATCAGAG GTTTGAGGTGGACGATGAGAGTCTGATCATCAGAGATGTGACAGATGATGACGCAGGCACTTACACCTGCGTCACAAACACCATTCTGGATCAGGACTCTGCAAGCGCTACACTGACTGTTGTTG AAAAGCCGGACCCTCCGACAGACCTGGAGCTCACCGACCAGATGGAGAGAAGTGTTCAGCTCACCTGGATCCCCGGAGATGAAAACAACAGTCCAATACAGA actTTTTGATTGAATACATGGATCTACTCCACCAGCCAGGAGTTTGGGTCAACCTCACAGAAGTTTCTGGTACCACCACCACGGCCCAGCTAGAGCTCTCTCCATACATCTACTATACGTTCAGAGTGCTGGCTCAGAATGGCGTCGGCTACAGCGACCCCAGTAACCCCTCGGCACAGTACAGGACCAACCCTTCAG CTCCGGATGAAAATCCAACAAATGTGGAAGGAGCAGGAACCGAGTCCGACAACTTGGTCATCTCTTGGAAG CCCCTCACAGGATTTCAGTCAAATGGTCCGGGACTGCAGTACAAGGTGCAGTGGAGACAAAAGGATGTGGAAGACGACTGGGCCTCGAAGAATGTTGTCAACGATTCCCAGCTCATTGTTTCTGGAACACCAACCTATGTGGCCTACGAAATTAAAGTTCAGGCCTTTAATAACTACGGCAACGCACCTGAGCCCACAGTTGTGATTGGATACTCGGGAGAAGACA AGCCTTTGTCTGCTCCTGGTAGCGTCCAGGTCACCGTTCCTAACAGCACGCTGGCAGAAGTTCAGTGGGAACCGGTATCAAATCCCTCTGTCCGAGGTGAACTGCAAGGATACagg GTGTACTACCGTCGGGTGCGAGGCCAGCAAGACCAACAGGAAGAAGCAGACGAGCAGGAGCAGATTTTAACTTTCAGTGGTAACCGCAGTGAGGGAATGCTGCCGGGGCTTCAGCCTTACAGTGTCTACGACCTTTTCATCAAGGTGTTCAATAACAAAGGAGAAGGACCTCCTAGCTCCAAAAAGACCTTTGAAACCCCCGAAGGAG TACCGGatcttccttcttttctgagCGTGACTGACCACGGTTTGGACACTCTTACGGTAAAATGGGGCCCACCTTTGAGCAACAATGGACGCCTTACAGGATACACTCTCAAATACCATGCTG TTAATACCACAAGTGAACTGGGACCAGTCAAGGAAGTGACCTTTCCAGCCAACGTGACTACCATCACACTGACCAGCCTGAACGCAAGCATGCTCTATAAGTTTTACTTGAAGGCTCGGACAAGAAAAGGCCCTGGCCCGGAAATCACAGAAGAGGCGTCTACAGCCATGGATACAG CTGTCCCCAACCGGCAGGTAGACATCGCCACGCAGGGCTGGTTTATCGGACTGATGTGCGCCATCGCTCTCCTGATCTTGGTGCTTCTCATCGTATGCTTCATCAAGAGAAACAAAGGTGGCAAATATCCAG ttaaagagaaagaagacGCTCATCAAGACCCAGAGATCCAACCTATGAAGGAGGACGATGGAACATTCGGGGAGTACAG GTCAATGGAGAG TGACACCGAGGACCACAAGCCACTGAAGGGCAGCCGGACACCATCCAACGGGACGGTGCGGCGCGACGAGAGCGACGACAGTTTAGTGGACTACGGGGAGGGCGGGGATGGACAGTTCAACGAGGACGGCTCCTTCATCGGCCAGTACAGCGGCAAGAAGGAGAAGGACACGCACGAGGGCAATGAGAGTTCGGAGGCGCCGTCGCCTGTCAACGCCATGAACTCGTTTGTCTAA